In Mucilaginibacter sp. KACC 22063, the genomic stretch ATCAATATTTTTATCTAACAGCGATTGGGTTACCAATTGTGCATCGGCAGATGAATTTAATGGCAACGCCACAAGGGTAACATTTAAACTATCAGCTAACTTTTTAATCCGCTGCATCGCATCCGCCGATTGTGGTTCCGACTGGTTATAGATCATTCCTATTATAAGTTTACCGGCTTTGGGCTTTAATATTTTCGGAATCAAAGAAAAAGAGGTATCAATATAAGGCAGATCTTCCATAGCTCCGAACAAATTAGCCGGAGCTTTACCATCGGTGCCAATCAAATGTGCGCGTGCTGGTGTAGGAGAAACCATCTGGCAAATCGGAATTGTCTTTGTTTTTTGTGCTGCAGTTACGGTAGATAAGGTGGTACAGGTTGCCAGTAAATCAACCGGCTCAGATACAAACTGGTTAACTATTTGCGTTAAGGTTGGTATGCTGCCTTGTGCATTCCGATATTCTATGCTTACTGTATGTTTGTCTTCACTAAACCCATTCTGTTTAAGTGCATCTGTAAATCCGGTGCGCGCCTGTGCAATAGTTGCATCTTCAAAGGCATCAACAAAACCGATAACCGGTACACCTTTAGTATGTTTCTGGCTGCACCCCGCAAAAGTGATTGCTATTGCAAGGGCTGTTAACTTTATTAGTAGCTGCTTCATTGGCACTAAATTAACAATTAAGCAAACTCACGAGTGAATAATGTTGTAATTTAGCATTTGCATGATACCTATTGTTTCTAAACTTCCCCAAACACCCACTACTATATTTTCTGTGATGTCGGCGTTGGCCGCCGAAACCGGTGCTATAAACCTTTCACAAGGGTTTCCAGACTATGACGCGCCAATTGAACTAATAGACCTGGTGAACAATGCTATGCGTCAGGGCCATAATCAGTATGCACCTATGCCCGGTTTAATTAACCTGCGCGAACAGGTCAGTCAGAAAACTGAGAAACTGTATGGCGCTAATTACGATCCGGCTACAGAAATAACCGTTACTGCCGGAGGTACGCAGGCCATATTTACCGCTATAACAGCAATGATCCATCAAAACGATGAAGTGATCATTTTTGAACCTGCTTATGATTGCTACGCCCCGGTAATAAAAGTGATGGGCGGTGTAGTTAAATCGATGGAACTAACGCCACCTGATTATCGCATTCAGTGGGATATGGTGCGGAAACTGGTTTCATCTAAAACAAGGCTGATCATTTTAAATTCGCCCCATAATCCAACTGCTACTACACTGCAACAGGAAGATATTGATGAGCTGATCAGCATTGTTAAGAATAGGGATATTTTAATACTGAGCGACGAAGTTTATGAACACCTGGTGTTCGACGGTAAAGCGCATTTAAGCATGAGCCGATATCCGGAACTACGTGAGCGTAGCTTTATCGTTGCATCATTTGGGAAGCTATTTCATACTACCGGCTGGAAATTAGGTTATTGCCTTGCCCCTGCCTACCTGATGGCCGAATTTAGAAAGGTGCACCAATTTAATGTGTTTAGTGTAAACACGCCAATGCAGTATGCCGCAGCCGAATATTTAAAGAACGAAGAGCACTATTTGAGCCTTGCCGGATTTTTTCAGGAGAAACGAGATCATTTCAGAAAAGGCCTTGAGGCAACCAAGTTTGAGTTGTTGCCCTGCAGCGGTTCTTACTTTCAGTCGGTAAGTTTTAAAGGCATTACAAATGAGAAAGATAGCGAGTTTGCTATACGCTTAACAAAGGAATTTGGGGTGGCATCTATACCGGTTTCTGCTTTCTACAGCCGGGCTACCGACCACCAGGTTTTGCGTTTTTGTTTTGCAAAAAGGCAAGAAACACTGGATAATGCCGTTGATAGATTGTTGAAGTTATAAACTTTAATTAATTTGATTACTTAAACAATTTCTTATCCGAAACCAGATTAATTTATGGAGAACCTCAAGATTACTACTTTTCAGGGATACCTATTTTGGGAAAACGTTGATAAAAATTTACAAAATATATCACTGAAACTTTCGGGGATACGTGAAAAAACAGATCTGATTATTTTACCCGAAATGTTTAACACCGGGTTTACCATGAATGCCCCTCAGCTTGCCGAAGCCATGGACGGAAAAACCGTTAAGTGGATGCAGCAAACAGCAGAAAAATATAATTGCGTTGTCACCGGCAGCCTTATTATTGCAGATGCCGGTAAATACTATAACCGCCTGATATGGATGAAACCGGATGGCACTTATCAAAAATATGATAAACGCCATTTGTTTACCATGGCCAAGGAAGAAGAAACCTATACAGCCGGGCATGATAAACTGATTGTTGAGTTAAAAGGCTGGAATATACGCCCTGCTATATGTTATGACCTGCGTTTTCCGGTATGGTTGCGTAACGTAGATGCCGAATACGACCTGTTACTAATAGTCGCTAACTGGCCCGAAAAACGATCGCTGCACTGGCGCACACTGATACCTGCCCGCGCAATTGAAAATTTGTCATATGTGATTGGTGTTAACCGTGTAGGCCATGATGGTAACGAAGTTTACCATTCAGGCGATTCCACCTGTATAGATCCAAATGGAAAAGTTGTATACTATAAACGTGATGAAGAAGATATTTACACTTTTACCATCAACTCCGACGAGGTAACAAAAGCCCGCAGATATTTCCCTTTTTTAAAGGATGCGGATGCCTTTTCCATTACAAATTGATCAAAACTTACCAGCCTCGTTTTCAACGGGGCTTTTTTATTGCTACATACACCTAAACTTGTTATTTTGCGTTTTGTATTTCTGTGACCATTATAATCAATGCAATCCTATAAACTTACTGTAACTAAACTTATTGCGGGTGCCATGCTTTGCTTTACGGCAGCATTTGCGCAAAAAAAAATAGACCATACGCCGCTTGTTAATCCTTTCATAGGTACAGGCGGGCACGGGCACACTTATCCGGGTGCTGTTGTTCCTTTTGGTATGGTACAGTTAAGCCCGGATACACGTTTGGAAGGCTGGGATGGCTCATCGGGTTATCACTACACAGATACAGTTGTTTATGGTTTCTCACATACCCATTTAAGTGGCACAGGCATACCTGATTACTGCGATATACTGTTTATGCCCACCACCGGCGAACCTAAACTTTTAAATACAGAATACAGTTCGTCCTTTTTAAAGAAGAACGAGATCGCTTCACCGGGTTATTATAAAACCACACTTGAGAAGTACAAGATAGACGTTGAACTTACCGCAACTACCCGTGCGGGTGTACATAGATACACCTACCCAAGCGGTACTGAAAAGGCCAATATTATTATTGACTTAAAACACCGTGACGAAGTGCTCGACTCGTGGATTGAAGTGGTTAATGACCATGAGATTCGCGGATTGCGCAGGTCAAGATCGTGGGCTAATGATCAGTACGTTTACTTTTACGCAAAGTTTTCCAAGCCTTTTAAAACCTATGGCATAGCACTGAACGATCAGTTACAGGAAGGCAAGCAAAAGATAGAAGGCAAAAACGTAAAAATGTTTATTCAGTTTAACGATCCAAAGGAAGTGATTGCTAAGGTGGGTATCTCCTCTGTAAGTACCGATGGAGCGCTTAAAAACCTGGATGCCGAAGTACCCGATTTCGATTTCAAAAGAATACAGAAGGCAGCAAAAACGGAGTGGATAAACGCCCTTTCAAAAATAGACGTTGAAGGAGGTGCGCCTTCACTGCGCTCACAAAATAATGAAAATGATTACAACAGAAAACCTGCGTCTAAAAAAGCCGGTCCTCCTATAGATTATGCCAAGCAAAAGCAAGTAATCTTTTATACCGCATTGTACCATACCATGTGCGCACCAAACATTTATAGTGATGTTGATGGCCAGTACAGGGGATTAGATCAGCAGATACACACTGCGCAGGGCTTTAATTATTATACTGTTTTTTCGTTATGGGACACCTTTAGGGCTGAACATCCGCTGTTTACACTCATTGATAAAAAACGCACCTCGGATTTTATCAAAAGCTTTTTGGCCATGTATGATGAAGGCAAGCTGTTGCCGATATGGCCGCTGGCTTCCAGTGAAACTTATTGCATGATCGGCAATCACTCCATCCCTGTAATTGTTGATGCTTATGCAAAAGGCATTCGGGATTTTGATGCAGAAAAAGCATTTACAGCTATGAAAGCTGCCGTAAACCGTAACCAATTCGGGCTTGACTCCTATCGCAAAAATGGAGCAGTTATAGCCGATGATGAGCATGAATCTGTCTCAAAAACACTTGAATATGCTTATGACGACTGGTGTATTGCCCAAATGGCTAAAATGCTTAAAAAGGATAACGACTATCATGAATTTATAAAGCGTGCGCAGTATTGGAAAAACGTTTATAACAACCAGAATGGGTTTATGCAGGGCCGTACCAACGGGGGCTGGTATGCACCTTTTAACCCCACAGATATAAATAACAATTATACAGAGGGCAATTCGTGGCAGTACTCGTTCCTGGTACCACAGGATATAGAAGGCTTAATTGCACGCATGGGAGGTAAAGATGCATTTGAAAACAAGCTTGACGAATTATTTACCACAACCGATAAATTATCAGGCCGTGAACAGCAAGATGTAACCGGGTTGATTGGTCAGTATGCACATGGTAATGAGCCAAGCCATCACATGGCTTATCTGTATAATTTTACCGATGATCCGTCAAAAGGAGAAATGTACCTGGCGCAGATCATGAATACGCTTTACAGCAATAAACCCGACGGGCTTGCCGGTAACGAAGACTGCGGGCAAATGTCGGCATGGTATGTCATGAGTGCGCTCGGTTTATATAACATTGCACCCGGACAGCAGCAGTTACAAGTTGGGGTACCGCAATTTGATAAAGCGGTTATCAATATGGAGAACGGCAAAAAGTTCACCGTTTTAAACTCCGCTGCAAGCATGGGAAGGCTTAACTTATATCTTCAGGGATTGAGCCTTAATAAGCATGGCTACAATAAGTTATATTTAAATTACGAAGACATAACCAGCGGCGGCGAATTTGAGGTATTTACCGGAAGGCTTCAAAATAAACTTTTTTACCAAGACCTCGAGCACCCGGTTTCTAAAATTACGGACGACCTGATTATCTCAAACCCTTATTTTACAAATTCAGCTAAAACCTTCAGTAAACCTTTTGATATCGAAATCAAATGCGCAGAACCCGGCGTAAAGATTTATTATACCCTTGATGGTAGTACGCCTACCACAACA encodes the following:
- a CDS encoding ABC transporter substrate-binding protein gives rise to the protein MKQLLIKLTALAIAITFAGCSQKHTKGVPVIGFVDAFEDATIAQARTGFTDALKQNGFSEDKHTVSIEYRNAQGSIPTLTQIVNQFVSEPVDLLATCTTLSTVTAAQKTKTIPICQMVSPTPARAHLIGTDGKAPANLFGAMEDLPYIDTSFSLIPKILKPKAGKLIIGMIYNQSEPQSADAMQRIKKLADSLNVTLVALPLNSSADAQLVTQSLLDKNIDAFFANPDNTVFAAFETILKSCNQRNVPIFTSEAGLVQRGAVAAFGADIYQWGYQAGLQAAQYLKTHSMAGLKPEMVKVRKRVYNPAAAQKYHISIPANFQPVK
- a CDS encoding methionine aminotransferase — its product is MIPIVSKLPQTPTTIFSVMSALAAETGAINLSQGFPDYDAPIELIDLVNNAMRQGHNQYAPMPGLINLREQVSQKTEKLYGANYDPATEITVTAGGTQAIFTAITAMIHQNDEVIIFEPAYDCYAPVIKVMGGVVKSMELTPPDYRIQWDMVRKLVSSKTRLIILNSPHNPTATTLQQEDIDELISIVKNRDILILSDEVYEHLVFDGKAHLSMSRYPELRERSFIVASFGKLFHTTGWKLGYCLAPAYLMAEFRKVHQFNVFSVNTPMQYAAAEYLKNEEHYLSLAGFFQEKRDHFRKGLEATKFELLPCSGSYFQSVSFKGITNEKDSEFAIRLTKEFGVASIPVSAFYSRATDHQVLRFCFAKRQETLDNAVDRLLKL
- a CDS encoding amidohydrolase, producing the protein MENLKITTFQGYLFWENVDKNLQNISLKLSGIREKTDLIILPEMFNTGFTMNAPQLAEAMDGKTVKWMQQTAEKYNCVVTGSLIIADAGKYYNRLIWMKPDGTYQKYDKRHLFTMAKEEETYTAGHDKLIVELKGWNIRPAICYDLRFPVWLRNVDAEYDLLLIVANWPEKRSLHWRTLIPARAIENLSYVIGVNRVGHDGNEVYHSGDSTCIDPNGKVVYYKRDEEDIYTFTINSDEVTKARRYFPFLKDADAFSITN
- a CDS encoding GH92 family glycosyl hydrolase, whose product is MQSYKLTVTKLIAGAMLCFTAAFAQKKIDHTPLVNPFIGTGGHGHTYPGAVVPFGMVQLSPDTRLEGWDGSSGYHYTDTVVYGFSHTHLSGTGIPDYCDILFMPTTGEPKLLNTEYSSSFLKKNEIASPGYYKTTLEKYKIDVELTATTRAGVHRYTYPSGTEKANIIIDLKHRDEVLDSWIEVVNDHEIRGLRRSRSWANDQYVYFYAKFSKPFKTYGIALNDQLQEGKQKIEGKNVKMFIQFNDPKEVIAKVGISSVSTDGALKNLDAEVPDFDFKRIQKAAKTEWINALSKIDVEGGAPSLRSQNNENDYNRKPASKKAGPPIDYAKQKQVIFYTALYHTMCAPNIYSDVDGQYRGLDQQIHTAQGFNYYTVFSLWDTFRAEHPLFTLIDKKRTSDFIKSFLAMYDEGKLLPIWPLASSETYCMIGNHSIPVIVDAYAKGIRDFDAEKAFTAMKAAVNRNQFGLDSYRKNGAVIADDEHESVSKTLEYAYDDWCIAQMAKMLKKDNDYHEFIKRAQYWKNVYNNQNGFMQGRTNGGWYAPFNPTDINNNYTEGNSWQYSFLVPQDIEGLIARMGGKDAFENKLDELFTTTDKLSGREQQDVTGLIGQYAHGNEPSHHMAYLYNFTDDPSKGEMYLAQIMNTLYSNKPDGLAGNEDCGQMSAWYVMSALGLYNIAPGQQQLQVGVPQFDKAVINMENGKKFTVLNSAASMGRLNLYLQGLSLNKHGYNKLYLNYEDITSGGEFEVFTGRLQNKLFYQDLEHPVSKITDDLIISNPYFTNSAKTFSKPFDIEIKCAEPGVKIYYTLDGSTPTTTSTLYNKPINIPVTTTVKAIAVKDGKTSFVNEGTYRKIRDDIKLKLNSRYLPNYAAQGDIALIDGLHGSTNWRLGNWQGYQGTDLEAVIDMGSVRPVKEVSLSALQDTRAWIVFPKSVQYFVSDDGKNYKLGTTVNTKVSVDDLKVQTQSYTAPLNIRTRFIKVIAKQYGPLPDWHESKGQPSYIFADEISVE